The following proteins are co-located in the Eptesicus fuscus isolate TK198812 chromosome 9, DD_ASM_mEF_20220401, whole genome shotgun sequence genome:
- the LOC129150330 gene encoding LOW QUALITY PROTEIN: D-3-phosphoglycerate dehydrogenase-like (The sequence of the model RefSeq protein was modified relative to this genomic sequence to represent the inferred CDS: inserted 2 bases in 1 codon; substituted 2 bases at 2 genomic stop codons) — protein sequence MTKAQPDQKSVLGCCGNPVLTAATAAKAFANLQKVLISDSLDPCCRKILQDGGLQVVEKQNLSKEELIAELQDCEGLILPSATKVTADVINVAEKLQMVGRAGTGMDNVDLEATTRKGILVINTPNGNSLSATELNCGMIMCLAMQIPQATASMKDGQWRRKKFMGTELNGKTLGILGLGRISREVAVPMQSFGMKTVGYNPIISPEVSASFSIQQLPLEEIWPFCSFITVHISLLPSTTGLLNDSTFTLCKKGVCVVNCSLEGIMDEGTLLWALQSGKCTGTGLDVFTEEPPQDCTLVDHQNIISCSHLGASTKEAQSRCREEIAVQFMDMVKGRALMGVVNAQALTSAFILHTKPWIGLAEALGTLMRAWAGSSKGTIQVVTQGLTLKNARNCLSPAAIVSLLKDTSHHANVNLVNYKLLVKEASLNATISHNXTLPGEQGCGEGLLSVALAGAPCQAVGFSQSTTPVLQALNGVAFRLEVPLCRGLRLLLFRAQPSNPAMLPTMIGLLAEACMQLLSYQTSMVSNGETXHVMGFSSLLPNLDAXKQHVTKAFQFHF from the exons ATGACCAAAGCTCAACcagaccagaagtcagtgctgggttgctgtggcaacccGGTGCtgactgctgccactgcag CAAAGGCCTTTGCAAATCTACAGAAAGTGCTCATCAGTGACAGCTTGGACCCTTGCTGCCGGAAGATCCTGCAAGATGGAGGGCTGCAGGTGGTGGAGAAGCAGAACCTGAGCAAAGAGGAGCTGATAGCCGAGCTGCAGGACTGTGAAGGCCTTATCCTCCCCTCGGCCACCAAGGTGACCGCAGATGTCATCAATGTGGCAGAGAAGCTCCAGATGGTGGGCAGGGCCGGCACCGGCATGGACAATGTGGATCTGGAGGCCACCACAAGGAAGGGCATCCTGGTCATTAACACTCCCAATGGGAACAGTCTTAGTGCTACAGAGCTCAACTGTGGGATGATCATGTGTCTGGCCATGCAGATTCCTCAGGCAACAGCTTCGATGAAGGATG gacagtggcggagg aagaagttcaTGGGAACTGAGTTGAATGGAAAGACCCTGGGAATTCTTGGCCTGGGGAGGATCAGTAGAGAGGTGGCCGTCCCAATGCAGTCCTTCGGGATGAAGACTGTAGGGTACAACCCTATCATCTCACCAGAGGTCTCAGCCTCCTTCAGCATTCAGCAGCTGCCCCTAGAGGAGATCTGGCCCTTCTGTAGCTTCATCACTGTGCAcatctctctcctgccctccaccaCAGGCCTGCTGAACGACAGCACCTTCACCCTTTGcaagaagggtgtgtgtgtggtgaactGCTCCCTCGAAGGAATCATGGATGAGGGcaccctgctctgggccctgcagtCAGGGAAGTGCACCGGCACAGGGCTGGACGTGTTCACGGAGGAGCCGCCTCAGGACTGCACCTTGGTGGACCACCAGAACATCATCAGTTGCTCCCACCTGGGAGCcagcaccaaggaggcccagagccgCTGCAGGGAGGAGATCGCTGTCCAGTTCATGGACATGGTGAAGGGGAGAGCCCTCATGGGGGTCGTGAATGCCCAGGCCCTTACCAGCGCCTTCATTCTGCACACCAAACCTTGGATCGGTCTGGCAGAAGCTCTGGGGACTCTGATGCGAGCCTGGGCAGGGTCTTCCAAAGGGACCATCCAGGTAGTAACACAGGGCTTAACCCTGAAGAATGCCAGGAACTGCCTGAGCCCTGCAGCCATTGTCAGCCTCCTCAAAGACACTTCTCATCATGCGAATGTGAACTTGGTGAACTACAagctgctggtgaaggaggccAGCCTCAATGCAACCATCTCCCATAA CACACTGCCAGGAGAGCAAGGATGCGGGGAAGGCCTCCTGAGTgtggccctggcaggtgccccctgccaggctgtgggctttTCCCAGAGCACCACACCTGTGCTGCAGGCACTCAATGGAGTTGCCTTCAGATTAGAAGTGCCTCTCTGCAGGGGTCTGCGCCTGCTCCTGTTCCGGGCTCAGCCCTCCAACCCTGCCATGCTGCCTACCATGATtgggctcctggcagaggcaTGCATGCAGCTGCTGTCCTACCAGACCTCAATGGTCTCCAATGGGGAGACCTAGCATGTCATGGGcttctcctccctgctgcccaaCCTGGACGCCTGAAAGCAGCATGTGACCAAGgcctttcagtttcatttctga